A region from the Melioribacter roseus P3M-2 genome encodes:
- the ilvC gene encoding ketol-acid reductoisomerase: MKVYYDQDANLDILKGKNIAVMGYGSQGHAHALNLKDSGMDVGVGLRKSSSRWKEAEEAGLKVFTVDEAANWADVIMILLPDQNQKEVYESQIKPFLSEGKTLAFAHGFNIHYKQIVPPENIDVIMIAPKGPGHLVRRTFQEGSGTPCLIAIHQDFSGQARDKALTWAKGIGGTRAGVIETTFKDETETDLFGEQAVLCGGSAELIKAGFETLVEAGYPAELAYFECMHELKLIVDLYYEGGLTRMNYSVSDTAEYGGMTRGTRVINSDTKKVMKEILSEIQSGKFAEEWIEENKNGQPTLNKLRKENQEHPIEKIGAKLRSMMSWLKKN, encoded by the coding sequence ATGAAAGTCTATTACGACCAGGATGCAAATCTGGACATACTAAAAGGGAAAAATATTGCAGTAATGGGATACGGCAGTCAGGGACACGCTCATGCTCTCAATCTGAAAGACAGCGGAATGGATGTGGGTGTCGGTTTGAGAAAATCATCATCCAGATGGAAAGAAGCCGAAGAAGCCGGTCTCAAAGTATTTACCGTTGACGAAGCCGCGAATTGGGCTGACGTTATTATGATTTTATTGCCGGATCAGAATCAAAAAGAAGTTTATGAAAGCCAAATCAAACCTTTTTTAAGCGAAGGCAAAACTCTGGCTTTTGCCCACGGCTTTAATATTCATTACAAACAGATTGTCCCTCCGGAAAATATCGATGTTATAATGATCGCTCCGAAAGGGCCGGGACACCTGGTCCGCCGTACTTTTCAGGAAGGCAGCGGCACTCCCTGTTTGATTGCTATTCATCAGGACTTTTCCGGACAGGCGCGCGATAAAGCCTTAACCTGGGCAAAAGGAATAGGAGGTACTCGCGCAGGCGTTATCGAAACTACTTTCAAAGACGAAACCGAAACAGACCTGTTCGGTGAACAAGCCGTTCTGTGCGGCGGATCTGCCGAGCTGATCAAAGCGGGCTTCGAAACTTTAGTTGAAGCGGGTTATCCTGCAGAACTGGCTTATTTCGAATGTATGCACGAACTTAAATTGATTGTCGACCTCTACTACGAAGGCGGTCTTACGCGCATGAATTATTCGGTGAGCGATACTGCCGAATACGGCGGGATGACCAGAGGCACAAGAGTTATTAACAGCGATACTAAAAAAGTTATGAAAGAAATTCTGAGCGAAATTCAAAGCGGTAAATTTGCCGAGGAATGGATTGAAGAAAATAAAAATGGTCAACCGACGTTAAACAAATTGAGAAAAGAAAACCAGGAACATCCAATTGAAAAAATAGGAGCCAAATTACGCAGTATGATGAGCTGGCTCAAAAAAAATTAA
- the ilvN gene encoding acetolactate synthase small subunit, translated as MMHIISALVENKFGAFNRVVTMFSAKGYNIHSISIGETEDPTVSRMTIVTEGEDKVIEQIVKQLNRLIDTIKIIDMTHQPKVQRELMLITVYYQKGTRSEIIDICEIFRGNVVDINNRTIMLEITGPPDKIDAAINVLEPFGIKEIARSGTVVLRRGEQIRKLPKEKEDDHKKINGDKK; from the coding sequence ATGATGCATATAATATCAGCGCTCGTAGAAAACAAATTCGGCGCTTTCAACAGAGTCGTTACAATGTTCAGCGCTAAAGGATACAATATTCATTCGATTTCCATCGGCGAAACCGAAGATCCTACTGTATCGAGAATGACTATCGTTACGGAAGGCGAAGACAAAGTTATAGAGCAGATTGTAAAGCAATTGAACAGATTGATAGACACGATAAAAATTATCGACATGACGCATCAACCGAAAGTGCAGCGCGAATTGATGCTGATTACCGTTTACTATCAAAAAGGCACACGTTCTGAAATTATCGATATTTGTGAAATTTTCAGGGGAAATGTCGTCGATATTAACAACAGAACAATTATGCTTGAAATTACAGGCCCGCCTGATAAAATCGACGCTGCCATTAACGTTCTCGAACCCTTTGGAATTAAAGAGATTGCGCGTTCGGGCACGGTCGTTTTACGACGCGGTGAACAAATTAGAAAACTACCCAAGGAAAAAGAGGACGACCATAAAAAAATTAACGGAGATAAAAAATGA
- the ilvB gene encoding biosynthetic-type acetolactate synthase large subunit, translated as MKINERGNYEYQKNKMSGADIFFECLKREGVEYVFGYPGGAVLPIYERLYDIDFLKHILVRHEQGATHMAEGYAKATGKVGVVLVTSGPGATNTVTGITDAYMDSVPIVVFTGQVPTHLIGNDAFQEADICGITRPITKHNFLVRDISELAPTIRQAFYIASTGRPGPVVVDLPKNVINNITEFHYPDKIDLKGYKPKVFGHQNQIKKAAMMIQKAKRPLLYVGGGVIMSGGNRELYLLAKENNLPVTMTLQGLGAFPGTDPQSLGMLGMHGTYWANQAVNNCDLLISLGARFDDRVTGKVETFARNAYKIHVDIDPTCIDKNIVVDLPIVGDVKHVMAELASEITRKPDLDEWWEQINKWKKECPLEYDMSDGRLRAQFVIEKLSELTKGEAVVVTDVGQNQMWTAQYYKFNHPRSHITSGGLGTMGFALPAAIGVAFGVKDRPVISINGDGGFQMNIQELATAVYYKLPIKIIVLNNSFLGMVRQWQELFHAEKFSFTDLSDSNPDFVKVAEAFGVKAYSTDSPHNVESLLREMLDHNDGPVMVEFKVAKEDMVFPIVPAGASISDMIIRRLDPKEMI; from the coding sequence ATGAAAATCAATGAAAGGGGTAATTATGAATACCAAAAAAATAAAATGTCCGGGGCTGATATTTTCTTTGAATGCCTTAAAAGGGAAGGCGTAGAATACGTCTTTGGATATCCCGGCGGCGCGGTTTTGCCTATCTACGAAAGACTCTATGATATCGACTTTTTGAAACACATACTGGTGCGACACGAACAAGGCGCAACTCACATGGCCGAAGGGTACGCAAAAGCAACGGGCAAAGTCGGAGTCGTTCTCGTAACCTCAGGACCCGGCGCCACTAATACGGTTACGGGTATTACGGACGCTTATATGGATTCTGTGCCGATAGTTGTTTTTACCGGACAGGTGCCCACGCATTTAATCGGCAACGACGCTTTTCAGGAAGCCGATATTTGCGGTATTACCAGACCGATAACAAAACACAATTTTCTTGTAAGAGATATTTCGGAATTAGCCCCTACTATCAGACAGGCGTTTTATATCGCTTCGACCGGCAGACCCGGACCGGTGGTTGTCGATTTACCTAAAAATGTAATCAACAACATAACAGAATTTCATTACCCCGATAAAATAGACCTTAAAGGCTACAAGCCGAAAGTATTCGGTCATCAAAATCAAATTAAAAAAGCCGCTATGATGATTCAAAAAGCAAAAAGACCATTGCTTTATGTAGGCGGAGGCGTTATTATGTCCGGCGGCAACAGGGAATTGTATCTCCTTGCCAAAGAGAATAATTTGCCCGTTACAATGACATTACAGGGCTTGGGCGCATTCCCGGGCACCGACCCTCAATCGCTCGGTATGCTCGGAATGCACGGCACTTACTGGGCAAATCAAGCGGTCAATAACTGCGATTTACTCATTTCGCTGGGCGCTCGATTCGACGACCGGGTGACTGGAAAAGTAGAAACGTTTGCCCGCAATGCATACAAAATTCACGTCGACATCGACCCGACTTGCATAGACAAAAACATCGTAGTCGATTTGCCGATAGTTGGCGACGTTAAACATGTAATGGCTGAACTTGCCTCGGAAATTACGCGTAAGCCCGACCTCGACGAATGGTGGGAACAAATTAATAAATGGAAAAAAGAGTGTCCGCTCGAATACGATATGTCCGACGGCAGATTGAGAGCTCAATTTGTAATTGAAAAATTATCCGAACTTACCAAAGGAGAAGCCGTAGTAGTTACTGACGTAGGTCAAAATCAAATGTGGACGGCGCAATATTATAAGTTTAATCATCCTCGCTCTCATATAACCAGCGGCGGTTTGGGAACTATGGGTTTTGCTCTTCCCGCCGCCATCGGAGTCGCTTTCGGTGTAAAAGACCGCCCCGTAATTTCAATTAACGGAGACGGCGGCTTCCAGATGAATATTCAGGAATTGGCAACCGCAGTTTATTACAAACTGCCGATTAAAATTATTGTCCTTAATAACAGTTTCCTCGGAATGGTGCGGCAATGGCAGGAGCTTTTCCATGCCGAAAAATTCAGTTTTACCGATCTCTCGGACAGTAATCCAGATTTTGTAAAAGTAGCTGAAGCTTTCGGTGTAAAGGCGTATTCGACCGATAGTCCTCATAATGTCGAGTCTCTGCTCAGGGAAATGCTCGACCATAATGACGGTCCCGTTATGGTTGAATTCAAAGTAGCCAAGGAAGACATGGTCTTTCCCATTGTGCCCGCGGGAGCTTCAATTAGCGATATGATTATCCGTAGATTAGATCCAAAGGAGATGATCTAA
- the ilvD gene encoding dihydroxy-acid dehydratase: MRSDLIKKGFDKAPHRSLLKATGVIKSDEDFNKPFIGVCNSYIDLIPGHVHLQEFGRIVKEEVRKAGGVPFEFNTIGVDDGIAMGHIGMRYSLASRELIADSVETVAEAHRLDGLICIPNCDKIVPGMLMAAVRLNIPTIFISGGPMKAGYTPSGDVVDLISVFEGVGKYSTGEINDDKLKELENFACPTCGSCSGMFTANSMNCLMEALGIALPGNGSILAVDPKRHELAKQAASKIIDLINKDLKPRDIITKKSIVNAFALDMAMGGSTNTVLHTLAIANEAEIDFELDELNKLAQRAPYICKVSPATKSVHMEDVDRAGGISAILNEISKIDGLLYLDSPTVTGKTLGENIAGAEIKDENVIRTVDNPFSKTGGLAVLFGNLAPNGSVVKTGAVDPKMLVHRGPAVIFDSQDEALEGIRNGKIKAGDVVVIRYEGPKGGPGMPEMLAPTSEIMGMGLGDKVALITDGRFSGGTRGACIGHISPEAAVRGPIAALRNGDIISIDIPNYKLNVELSQEEIERRLAELPPFEPKIRKGYLARYSKMVTSANTGAILSINENQ, encoded by the coding sequence ATGAGATCCGATTTAATCAAAAAAGGTTTCGATAAAGCGCCGCACAGAAGTTTATTGAAAGCCACAGGCGTAATTAAATCCGACGAGGATTTTAACAAGCCGTTCATCGGCGTGTGCAATTCTTATATCGATTTAATTCCCGGACATGTGCACCTTCAAGAGTTTGGACGAATAGTTAAAGAGGAAGTGCGCAAAGCAGGCGGCGTTCCGTTTGAATTCAATACTATCGGAGTCGACGACGGCATTGCAATGGGACATATCGGAATGCGGTATTCGCTTGCCAGCAGAGAATTAATTGCAGACAGCGTAGAAACGGTAGCCGAAGCTCATCGCCTCGACGGTTTGATCTGCATCCCGAATTGCGATAAAATTGTGCCCGGCATGCTGATGGCTGCGGTTAGACTCAATATCCCCACTATTTTTATTTCCGGCGGACCAATGAAAGCGGGATACACTCCCTCGGGCGACGTGGTCGATTTGATTTCGGTTTTTGAAGGAGTCGGAAAATATTCGACCGGTGAAATTAACGACGACAAATTGAAAGAATTGGAAAATTTTGCATGCCCCACTTGCGGCTCTTGCAGCGGCATGTTTACCGCCAATTCAATGAACTGCCTCATGGAAGCGCTTGGAATTGCTTTGCCCGGCAACGGTTCGATTCTCGCAGTCGATCCCAAAAGACATGAACTTGCAAAACAGGCTGCCTCTAAAATTATCGACCTGATAAATAAAGATTTGAAACCAAGAGATATTATTACAAAGAAATCGATCGTTAATGCTTTTGCATTGGACATGGCAATGGGCGGAAGCACAAATACCGTCTTGCATACTTTGGCAATCGCCAACGAAGCCGAAATCGATTTTGAACTGGATGAATTAAATAAACTGGCTCAAAGAGCGCCTTATATTTGTAAAGTTTCGCCTGCGACAAAAAGCGTGCATATGGAAGATGTGGACAGAGCCGGAGGAATATCGGCAATACTGAATGAAATTTCGAAAATAGACGGATTACTCTATCTCGATTCGCCTACTGTTACGGGAAAAACTCTCGGCGAAAATATAGCGGGCGCAGAAATTAAAGACGAAAATGTAATTAGAACCGTCGACAACCCGTTTAGCAAGACCGGCGGATTGGCTGTATTGTTCGGTAACCTGGCTCCTAACGGTTCGGTCGTAAAAACCGGCGCCGTAGACCCAAAAATGTTAGTCCACCGCGGACCGGCGGTTATTTTCGACTCGCAGGACGAAGCTCTGGAAGGAATAAGAAACGGAAAAATTAAAGCGGGGGATGTGGTTGTTATCAGGTACGAAGGACCTAAAGGCGGACCGGGAATGCCCGAAATGCTGGCTCCCACAAGCGAAATAATGGGAATGGGCTTGGGAGATAAGGTCGCTTTGATAACCGACGGAAGATTCTCGGGAGGCACCAGAGGAGCTTGTATCGGTCATATTTCGCCGGAAGCCGCCGTAAGAGGTCCTATCGCTGCATTGAGAAACGGCGATATTATTTCGATTGATATCCCTAATTACAAGCTGAACGTGGAGCTTAGCCAGGAAGAAATCGAAAGGAGACTGGCTGAACTTCCTCCGTTCGAGCCGAAAATCAGAAAAGGTTATTTGGCGCGTTATTCCAAAATGGTTACTTCTGCCAATACTGGCGCAATTTTAAGTATAAATGAAAATCAATGA
- a CDS encoding homoserine dehydrogenase: MFAFNHLTRKKIMKQKIALIGFGTVAQGLCEILINKKNELAKKYNYRYEIVAVSDLRFGSVYNPDGLNLKRLLKEVKEKGKFIKDRVDWSAIETIEKSNSDVVCELAYTNLKDGQPAIKHCETAFKNKKHVVTSNKGPAALAYRRLKRLADKNGVKFMIEGTVLSGTPVLNLAEGPLAGNKIISAKGILNGTTNYILTKMEEGMSYEDALKEAQKLGYAEADPTNDVKGYDARAKITILANVLMNVNLNMAEVKCKGITKITLKEIAEAKKKNARWKLIGSVENKNGKIKAYVKPELIPLDHPLAGVMGSTNALTFTTDLLGDVTIVGKGAGKIETGFSILTDLLALNNSE; this comes from the coding sequence ATTTTTGCATTCAATCATTTAACGAGAAAGAAAATTATGAAACAAAAAATCGCACTTATCGGTTTTGGAACGGTAGCGCAGGGGTTGTGCGAAATACTTATAAACAAGAAAAACGAACTTGCAAAAAAATACAACTACCGATACGAGATTGTGGCGGTAAGCGATCTCAGATTCGGCTCCGTATATAATCCGGACGGACTCAACCTGAAACGGCTGCTGAAAGAAGTAAAAGAAAAAGGTAAATTTATCAAAGACCGTGTTGATTGGAGCGCCATTGAAACGATTGAGAAGTCGAATTCAGACGTCGTTTGCGAACTTGCGTATACTAATTTGAAAGACGGACAACCTGCAATAAAGCATTGCGAGACCGCCTTCAAAAACAAGAAACACGTAGTTACAAGCAATAAAGGTCCCGCAGCCCTTGCATATCGAAGGCTAAAAAGACTAGCAGATAAAAACGGCGTGAAATTTATGATCGAAGGAACCGTCCTAAGCGGCACGCCCGTTCTGAACCTTGCAGAAGGACCGTTGGCAGGCAACAAAATTATTTCCGCCAAAGGAATTCTCAACGGCACTACAAATTATATTCTGACTAAGATGGAAGAAGGGATGAGCTATGAAGACGCGCTAAAGGAAGCTCAAAAGCTAGGATATGCCGAAGCCGACCCCACTAACGACGTCAAAGGTTACGACGCACGAGCAAAAATAACAATTCTGGCAAATGTATTAATGAACGTAAATCTCAACATGGCGGAAGTAAAATGTAAAGGCATTACAAAAATCACCCTGAAAGAAATAGCGGAGGCAAAGAAGAAAAACGCAAGATGGAAATTAATCGGCTCGGTCGAAAATAAGAACGGCAAAATTAAGGCATACGTAAAACCCGAGTTAATTCCTCTCGATCATCCGCTTGCCGGAGTTATGGGTTCTACGAACGCGCTGACGTTTACAACCGACTTGCTGGGAGACGTAACCATAGTAGGCAAAGGCGCCGGTAAAATCGAAACGGGATTTTCTATTCTGACCGATCTTCTCGCATTAAATAATTCGGAATAA
- a CDS encoding methyl-accepting chemotaxis protein — translation MKLIKFNDWKVFYKIISLSFVILFTIYLVFFLFLLPTISDTLYTNKKENVKHTVEVAYNILQKEYQLYQRGILSEEEAKQNAIELVQDLRYNENEYFWINDFSPRMVMHPIKKEMNGQDLSSYKDPDGVQLFVKMAEVAKREGEGYVNYRWSKPGFSEPVPKISFVKGMKEWGWIVGSGIYVDDVEAEIADIRFHFIQILIFASIGSLIFGYYIAKKISTPLNKLSAAAEKVAEGDVNVTVDINTKDELGNLANDFNRMVNNIRKSIQEIELKSKEAEEAASEAEKAKQLVEAQQKYLADSTKVLLESMDKFAEGDLTVEVVPEKEDDDIGKLFKGFNKAVKNITNLINNIIQAVEATASASNQISSSTEEMAAGAQEVSSQTNDVVSAVEQVTKTIIDISRNSNTASEIARRTGDAALEGGRAVENTIVGTQNIANAVTKSAKIINELGKNSEQIGQIVLVIDEIADQTNLLALNAAIEAARAGEQGRGFAVVADEVRKLAERTTKATKEITDMIRKIQHDTKEAVSSMNEGTNEVQKGRELAEQAGKTIKQIIEEAKSNADIATQVAAATEELSSAAEQIGKNMEGINTVTQQTADGIHQIAKATEDLSRLTDKLQNLISLFKISEYDKSLEKPGHLIGSNRNIFALE, via the coding sequence ATGAAACTCATTAAATTCAACGATTGGAAAGTGTTTTATAAAATCATTTCCCTATCGTTCGTAATCTTATTTACAATTTATCTTGTTTTCTTTTTGTTTCTGCTGCCGACAATAAGCGATACTCTTTATACCAATAAAAAAGAAAACGTAAAACACACAGTCGAAGTCGCTTATAATATTCTTCAAAAAGAATATCAACTTTATCAAAGAGGCATTCTTAGCGAAGAAGAAGCCAAACAAAACGCGATTGAGCTCGTTCAGGATCTGCGATACAATGAAAACGAATATTTCTGGATTAATGACTTCTCGCCCCGTATGGTTATGCATCCCATTAAGAAAGAAATGAACGGACAGGATCTGAGCAGCTACAAAGACCCGGACGGAGTGCAACTCTTCGTGAAGATGGCTGAAGTTGCCAAGCGAGAAGGCGAAGGCTATGTAAATTACAGATGGAGTAAACCCGGATTTTCCGAACCAGTCCCCAAAATATCATTTGTAAAAGGGATGAAAGAGTGGGGCTGGATAGTGGGCAGCGGAATTTATGTTGACGATGTGGAAGCGGAGATTGCCGACATTCGATTCCATTTTATCCAGATTCTAATTTTCGCTTCGATCGGTTCGCTAATTTTCGGTTACTATATTGCAAAGAAAATTTCCACCCCGCTGAATAAGCTGAGCGCGGCAGCGGAAAAAGTCGCCGAAGGGGACGTAAATGTAACTGTGGATATTAATACCAAAGACGAATTGGGTAACCTTGCCAATGATTTTAATAGAATGGTTAACAATATTCGCAAATCGATTCAAGAAATCGAACTGAAGAGCAAAGAAGCAGAAGAAGCCGCTTCGGAAGCCGAAAAAGCGAAACAGCTTGTTGAAGCTCAACAAAAATATCTCGCCGACAGTACAAAGGTGCTACTGGAAAGTATGGACAAATTTGCCGAAGGCGATCTTACTGTCGAAGTTGTTCCGGAGAAGGAGGACGACGACATAGGAAAGCTATTCAAGGGATTTAATAAAGCCGTTAAAAATATCACTAATTTAATCAACAACATTATTCAGGCTGTTGAAGCAACCGCCAGCGCCAGCAATCAAATATCGTCCAGCACCGAAGAGATGGCTGCAGGCGCGCAGGAAGTAAGCTCTCAAACAAACGACGTTGTCAGCGCCGTAGAACAGGTAACTAAAACAATTATTGACATTTCACGAAATTCGAACACGGCATCGGAGATTGCAAGGCGCACGGGCGACGCCGCTCTCGAAGGCGGAAGAGCAGTAGAAAATACCATAGTCGGGACTCAGAATATTGCGAATGCCGTAACTAAATCGGCGAAAATAATTAATGAACTGGGTAAGAACAGCGAGCAGATCGGACAGATCGTACTCGTAATCGACGAAATCGCCGACCAGACAAATTTACTTGCGCTAAATGCGGCTATCGAAGCCGCCCGCGCCGGCGAACAAGGCAGAGGCTTCGCCGTCGTTGCAGACGAAGTCCGTAAGCTTGCAGAAAGAACTACCAAAGCAACCAAAGAAATAACCGATATGATACGCAAAATACAGCACGATACAAAAGAGGCGGTCAGTTCAATGAACGAAGGCACTAATGAAGTCCAAAAAGGAAGAGAATTGGCCGAACAGGCAGGTAAAACCATAAAACAAATTATAGAAGAAGCAAAAAGCAATGCGGATATTGCCACTCAGGTAGCCGCCGCCACAGAAGAGCTTTCGTCTGCCGCCGAACAAATAGGCAAAAATATGGAAGGTATCAATACAGTCACACAACAGACTGCCGACGGAATTCATCAGATAGCCAAAGCTACAGAAGATCTAAGCCGTCTAACCGACAAGCTGCAAAATCTAATATCCCTTTTTAAAATAAGCGAATACGATAAATCGTTAGAAAAACCCGGACATTTAATCGGCAGCAACCGGAATATTTTCGCTCTCGAATAA